A genomic segment from Modestobacter roseus encodes:
- a CDS encoding glycosyltransferase family 2 protein produces MPRVSVVIATRDRRESLLRSLAHLDDGRQPIVVVDNASSDGTTAAVRAAHPRVDVLELPENAGAVARTEGVRRATTRYVAFADDDSWWDLGALDRAAELLDAHPRVAVLVGRVRLAADRVDDRVSVKHRAALLGRSPGAPGPDVLSFPAFAAVVRRDAYLAVGGFSPLLFFGGEEHLLALDLAAAGWQLAYADDVVTWHDPAGPGIPSPARWALQTRNDVLIDWLRRPLPVALAATARLARGCSRDPAARTALAGVLRRLPTALRQRRPVPAELERRFATAQRPLSPAAGG; encoded by the coding sequence GTGCCCCGCGTCAGCGTCGTGATCGCCACCCGCGACCGGAGGGAGTCGCTGCTCCGGTCGCTCGCCCACCTCGACGACGGCCGACAGCCGATCGTGGTCGTCGACAACGCCTCGTCCGACGGCACGACAGCCGCCGTACGGGCCGCCCATCCCCGGGTCGACGTCCTCGAGCTGCCGGAGAACGCCGGCGCGGTCGCCCGCACCGAGGGCGTCCGGCGCGCGACGACCCGCTACGTGGCCTTCGCCGACGACGACTCGTGGTGGGACCTCGGCGCGCTGGACCGGGCCGCCGAGCTGCTCGACGCCCATCCGCGGGTCGCGGTCCTGGTCGGCCGGGTGCGCCTGGCGGCGGACCGCGTCGACGACCGGGTGTCGGTCAAGCACCGGGCCGCGCTGCTGGGCCGCTCCCCCGGGGCGCCCGGCCCGGACGTCCTCAGCTTCCCGGCCTTCGCCGCCGTGGTGCGCCGGGACGCCTACCTGGCCGTCGGGGGCTTCTCCCCGCTCCTGTTCTTCGGCGGCGAGGAGCACCTGCTCGCCCTCGACCTGGCCGCCGCCGGCTGGCAGCTCGCCTACGCCGACGACGTCGTCACCTGGCACGACCCGGCGGGGCCGGGCATCCCGAGCCCGGCCCGGTGGGCGCTGCAGACCCGCAACGACGTGCTGATCGACTGGCTGCGCCGCCCGCTGCCGGTGGCGCTCGCCGCGACCGCGCGACTGGCCCGCGGCTGCTCGCGCGACCCGGCCGCGCGCACGGCCCTGGCCGGCGTGCTGCGGCGACTGCCCACCGCCCTGCGTCAGCGCCGGCCGGTACCCGCGGAGCTGGAACGACGGTTCGCCACGGCCCAGCGCCCGCTCAGCCCTGCAGCTGGCGGGTGA
- a CDS encoding GNAT family N-acetyltransferase: protein METTVTDAPEDSRYEIRDGDRLLGQAAYQRRGNQVVFTHTEVDSGEEHSGLGGRLVRAALDDVRSKGETVVPMCSFVRGWIERHPEYRDLVAAES, encoded by the coding sequence ATGGAGACGACCGTCACCGACGCCCCCGAGGACAGCCGCTACGAGATCCGCGACGGCGACCGCCTGCTCGGCCAGGCCGCGTACCAGCGCCGCGGCAACCAGGTGGTGTTCACCCACACCGAGGTCGACAGCGGCGAGGAGCACTCCGGGCTGGGCGGCCGGCTCGTCCGGGCCGCGCTGGACGACGTCCGCAGCAAGGGGGAGACGGTCGTGCCGATGTGCTCCTTCGTGCGCGGCTGGATCGAGCGTCACCCGGAGTACCGGGACCTGGTCGCCGCCGAGAGCTGA
- the galK gene encoding galactokinase: MSGQDQADLAAQALQEAFGVEPDGVWAAPGRVNLIGEHVDYNGGRCLPMALTRVTAAAVRRRDDDVVRLASTDPEAPVFEGSLDALGPGQVSGWAGYAAGTLWALQQAGVEVPGLDLAVSSDVPLGAGLSSSASLEATVAIAAAELAGRADSPELRHLLVQAAIRAENEVVGAGTGGMDQTVALLAEEGSALLIHTRDFRTEPVQLGLEEAGLELMVIDTRVTHSLADGQYAKRRADCDEAARQLGLEWLSDATEADVDRLTDERLRARTRHVVGENQRVDRVVELVRAGRVAEIGPLLDASHVSLRDDYEVSATELDLVVEAARKAGALGARMVGGGFGGSAIALIRPGDAQAISDAVVAACRERGLTEPGTLTVTSGPAARRLS, encoded by the coding sequence GTGAGCGGACAGGACCAGGCCGACCTCGCCGCGCAGGCGCTCCAGGAGGCCTTCGGCGTCGAGCCCGACGGCGTCTGGGCCGCGCCCGGCCGGGTGAACCTGATCGGTGAGCACGTCGACTACAACGGCGGCCGCTGCCTGCCGATGGCGCTGACCCGGGTCACCGCGGCGGCGGTGCGCCGCCGGGACGACGACGTCGTCCGGCTGGCGAGCACCGACCCGGAAGCGCCGGTGTTCGAGGGGTCCCTCGACGCGCTGGGCCCCGGCCAGGTCTCCGGCTGGGCCGGCTACGCCGCGGGCACCCTGTGGGCGCTGCAGCAAGCCGGCGTGGAGGTCCCCGGCCTGGACCTGGCGGTCAGCAGCGACGTGCCGCTGGGCGCGGGGCTGTCCAGCTCGGCGTCGCTGGAGGCGACGGTGGCGATCGCCGCGGCCGAGCTGGCCGGTCGCGCCGACTCGCCCGAGCTGCGGCACCTGCTCGTCCAGGCCGCGATCCGCGCCGAGAACGAGGTCGTCGGCGCCGGCACGGGGGGCATGGACCAGACCGTCGCGCTGCTGGCCGAGGAGGGCTCGGCGCTGCTCATCCACACCCGCGACTTCCGCACCGAGCCGGTGCAGCTGGGACTCGAGGAGGCGGGGCTCGAGCTGATGGTCATCGACACCCGGGTGACCCACTCCCTCGCCGACGGCCAGTACGCGAAGCGGCGGGCCGACTGCGACGAGGCGGCCCGGCAGCTGGGGCTGGAGTGGCTGTCGGACGCCACCGAGGCCGACGTCGACCGGCTGACCGACGAGCGGCTGCGGGCCCGCACCCGGCACGTGGTGGGGGAGAACCAGCGGGTCGACCGGGTGGTCGAGCTGGTCCGGGCCGGTCGGGTGGCCGAGATCGGGCCGCTGCTGGACGCCTCGCACGTCTCGCTGCGCGACGACTACGAGGTCTCGGCCACCGAGCTCGACCTCGTCGTCGAGGCGGCCCGCAAGGCGGGTGCGCTGGGTGCACGCATGGTCGGCGGCGGGTTCGGCGGCTCGGCGATCGCGCTGATCCGCCCCGGCGACGCGCAGGCGATCAGCGACGCCGTCGTCGCCGCCTGCCGGGAGCGTGGCCTCACCGAGCCCGGCACGCTCACCGTGACCTCCGGCCCGGCGGCGCGCCGGCTGTCCTGA
- a CDS encoding polysaccharide pyruvyl transferase family protein, translated as MRVLVAGWFSFDEVIATIGDELGADVVTGWLRELGVDHDVAWAPYLQRGPHWRDVDPAQYTHLVFVSGPVSDTPLLRELTDAFAHAQRWAVNVSVVSDAGRALFDQVWERDAPGISRPDLAIGTSTPDVPVLAVAFAPPQEEYGDRSRAGEVRAAIEGWLGARAIPWFELTMDLFEKPHERFPSQVEALIRRADVVLSMRLHALVLGLAHGTPVIACDSIVGGAKVSAQAASLGWPVVLRAGEIDPVTLDAALEHALSGTLTEEIATAQRRGAEGNAAARDWFTRQLQG; from the coding sequence ATGCGCGTCCTGGTCGCCGGGTGGTTCAGTTTCGACGAGGTCATCGCGACCATCGGTGACGAGCTGGGGGCCGACGTCGTCACCGGCTGGCTCCGCGAGCTCGGGGTCGACCACGACGTCGCCTGGGCGCCCTACCTGCAGCGCGGCCCGCACTGGCGCGACGTCGACCCGGCGCAGTACACCCACCTGGTGTTCGTCAGCGGCCCGGTGTCGGACACGCCACTGCTCCGCGAGCTCACCGACGCCTTCGCGCACGCCCAGCGCTGGGCGGTGAACGTCTCGGTGGTCTCCGACGCCGGGCGCGCGCTGTTCGACCAGGTCTGGGAGCGGGACGCCCCGGGCATCTCCCGGCCCGACCTGGCCATCGGCACGTCGACGCCGGACGTCCCGGTGCTGGCCGTCGCCTTCGCCCCGCCGCAGGAGGAGTACGGCGACCGCAGCCGGGCCGGGGAGGTGCGGGCGGCGATCGAGGGCTGGCTCGGCGCCCGGGCGATCCCGTGGTTCGAGCTGACCATGGACCTGTTCGAGAAGCCGCACGAGCGGTTCCCCTCCCAGGTCGAGGCGCTGATCCGGCGGGCCGACGTGGTGCTCAGCATGCGGCTGCACGCGCTGGTCCTGGGGCTCGCGCACGGCACGCCGGTCATCGCCTGCGACTCGATCGTCGGCGGCGCGAAGGTGAGTGCCCAGGCGGCGTCGCTCGGCTGGCCGGTGGTGCTGCGGGCCGGCGAGATCGACCCGGTCACGCTGGACGCCGCCCTCGAGCACGCCCTGTCGGGCACGCTGACCGAGGAGATCGCCACCGCGCAGCGGCGCGGCGCCGAGGGCAACGCCGCGGCCCGCGACTGGTTCACCCGCCAGCTGCAGGGCTGA
- the map gene encoding type I methionyl aminopeptidase, which yields MIELRTPGEIDAMRAAGAVVADMHAAVHALAAPGVRLTELDAVARQVLADAGATSPFLGYAPLRSTPPFPGVLCLSVNDVALHGIPTAQELEDGDLLSVDAGATLDGWVGDAARTYPIGTPRPEDLQLVETTERALAAGIAAAVVGNRIGDISAAIAEVGRAGGCGINTDQGGHGVGRSMHEAPSVPNEGRAGRGLKLRAGLVIAIEPWFLAGGSDDYRVDADGWTLRSADGSRAAHVEHTVAVTDDGPRILTAPR from the coding sequence ATGATCGAGCTGCGCACACCCGGGGAGATCGACGCCATGCGCGCCGCCGGTGCGGTGGTCGCCGACATGCACGCCGCGGTGCACGCGCTGGCCGCACCCGGGGTCCGGCTGACCGAGCTGGACGCCGTCGCCCGGCAGGTCCTCGCCGACGCCGGGGCCACCTCCCCGTTCCTGGGCTACGCGCCGCTGCGCAGCACGCCGCCGTTCCCCGGGGTGCTGTGCCTGTCGGTGAACGACGTGGCGCTGCACGGCATCCCCACCGCCCAGGAGCTCGAGGACGGCGACCTGCTCAGCGTCGACGCCGGCGCCACCCTGGACGGCTGGGTGGGCGACGCAGCCCGCACCTACCCGATCGGCACCCCGCGGCCGGAGGACCTCCAGCTGGTGGAGACCACCGAGCGGGCGCTGGCCGCGGGGATCGCTGCGGCGGTGGTCGGCAACAGGATCGGCGACATCTCGGCCGCCATCGCCGAGGTCGGCCGGGCCGGCGGGTGCGGCATCAACACCGACCAGGGCGGGCACGGGGTGGGCCGCTCGATGCACGAGGCGCCGTCCGTGCCCAACGAGGGCCGCGCCGGTCGCGGCCTGAAGCTGCGCGCCGGGCTGGTGATCGCCATCGAGCCGTGGTTCCTGGCCGGGGGCAGCGACGACTACCGGGTCGACGCCGACGGCTGGACCCTGCGCAGCGCGGACGGCAGCCGGGCCGCGCACGTCGAGCACACCGTCGCGGTCACCGACGACGGCCCGCGCATCCTCACCGCCCCCCGCTGA
- a CDS encoding helix-turn-helix domain-containing protein → MVRPPLSPEERDRGRRLGALLRAARGDRPPSDVAAASGVSLEALRKIESGRVPTPAFFTVAALAGALDLPLDQLVAALHTPVTEATLIA, encoded by the coding sequence ATGGTCCGACCGCCGCTGAGCCCCGAGGAGCGCGACCGCGGTCGCCGGCTGGGCGCGCTGCTGCGCGCGGCGCGCGGGGACCGCCCGCCGTCCGACGTCGCCGCCGCGTCCGGGGTGAGCCTGGAGGCGCTCCGCAAGATCGAGTCCGGCCGGGTGCCGACGCCGGCGTTCTTCACCGTCGCCGCCCTCGCCGGCGCCCTCGACCTGCCGCTGGACCAGCTCGTGGCCGCCCTGCACACCCCGGTGACGGAGGCCACGCTCATCGCCTGA
- a CDS encoding cystathionine gamma-synthase encodes MTGFDTRAIHAGQDPDPATGAVIPPLHLTTTYKQDGVGGLRGGYEYSRSGNPTRDTLQTALASLEQGTRAMTFASGLAAEDVLLRTVCRPGDRIVLGGDAYGGTYRLISKVQEPWGVGHLPVDLNDLDAVREAVAPETTRVLWCETPSNPLLNVSDIAVLAEIAHAAGTLLVVDNTFASPYLQQPLTLGADVVVHSTTKYLGGHSDVVGGALVVADAELGERLAYLQNAAGAVNGPFDAWLLLRSLKTLGVRMDRHSANAGRIAEWLLEHPAVGDVLYPGLPQHRNHEIAAKQMSGFGGMVSFRLRAGEEAALRVCERAQLFTLAESLGGVESLIEHPHRMTHASAAGSPLEVPADLVRLSVGIEDVDDLLADLDQALG; translated from the coding sequence ATGACCGGCTTCGACACCCGCGCCATCCACGCCGGGCAGGACCCCGACCCGGCGACCGGCGCGGTCATCCCGCCGCTGCACCTGACGACCACCTACAAGCAGGACGGCGTCGGCGGCCTGCGCGGCGGGTACGAGTACAGCCGCAGCGGCAACCCGACCCGGGACACCCTGCAGACGGCGCTGGCCTCCCTGGAGCAGGGCACCCGCGCGATGACGTTCGCCTCGGGCCTCGCGGCCGAGGACGTCCTGCTGCGCACCGTCTGCCGGCCCGGCGACCGGATCGTGCTGGGCGGCGACGCCTACGGCGGCACGTACCGGCTCATCTCCAAGGTCCAGGAGCCCTGGGGCGTCGGGCACCTCCCCGTCGACCTGAACGACCTGGACGCCGTCCGGGAGGCGGTCGCGCCGGAGACCACCCGGGTGCTGTGGTGCGAGACGCCCAGCAACCCGCTGCTCAACGTCTCCGACATCGCGGTGCTCGCCGAGATCGCGCACGCCGCGGGGACACTGCTGGTCGTCGACAACACCTTCGCCAGCCCCTACCTGCAGCAGCCGCTGACGCTGGGCGCCGACGTCGTCGTCCACTCGACGACGAAGTACCTGGGCGGGCACTCCGACGTCGTCGGTGGCGCGCTGGTGGTCGCCGACGCCGAGCTCGGCGAGCGGCTGGCGTACCTGCAGAACGCCGCCGGAGCGGTCAACGGCCCGTTCGACGCGTGGCTGCTGCTGCGCAGCCTGAAGACCCTCGGCGTGCGGATGGACCGGCACAGCGCCAACGCCGGCCGGATCGCCGAGTGGCTGCTGGAGCACCCGGCCGTGGGCGACGTGCTCTACCCGGGGCTGCCGCAGCACCGCAACCACGAGATCGCCGCGAAGCAGATGTCCGGCTTCGGCGGGATGGTGTCGTTCCGGCTCAGGGCGGGCGAGGAGGCGGCGCTGCGCGTGTGCGAGCGCGCGCAGCTGTTCACCCTGGCCGAGTCGCTCGGCGGGGTGGAGTCACTGATCGAGCACCCGCACCGGATGACCCACGCCAGCGCCGCCGGCTCCCCGCTGGAGGTGCCGGCCGACCTCGTCCGCCTGTCGGTGGGCATCGAGGACGTCGACGACCTGCTGGCCGACCTGGACCAGGCGCTGGGCTGA
- a CDS encoding GAF and ANTAR domain-containing protein gives MSEASSTLHAALARVVLAGRELPEVLDEVVRIARRAIPGAEATSVTLIRGERSFTAAFDGQLAMDADELQYQRGYGPCMDAARAGETFLVADMTTDDRWPDYGRHAVERGVRSSLSTPLPFQGATIGGLNVYSTRVDGFGEADVALAEEVAAFVAVVVGNAEAASRAVEDAANMRRAMATRAVIEQAKGILMERHKITAEQAFTVLTHASQQRNVKLREIADELVATGELTAR, from the coding sequence ATGAGCGAGGCCTCGTCCACGCTGCACGCGGCCCTGGCCCGGGTGGTGCTCGCCGGGCGCGAGCTGCCGGAGGTGCTCGACGAGGTCGTGCGCATCGCCCGCCGGGCCATCCCGGGCGCCGAGGCCACCTCGGTCACCCTGATCCGCGGCGAGCGGTCGTTCACCGCCGCCTTCGACGGGCAGCTGGCGATGGACGCCGACGAGCTGCAGTACCAGCGGGGGTACGGCCCCTGCATGGACGCCGCACGGGCCGGCGAGACGTTCCTGGTGGCGGACATGACCACCGACGACCGCTGGCCGGACTACGGCCGGCACGCGGTCGAGCGGGGGGTGCGCAGCTCGCTGTCCACCCCGCTGCCCTTCCAGGGCGCCACGATCGGCGGGCTCAACGTCTACTCGACCCGGGTGGATGGCTTCGGCGAGGCCGACGTCGCGCTCGCCGAGGAGGTCGCCGCCTTCGTCGCCGTCGTCGTGGGCAACGCCGAGGCGGCCTCCCGCGCGGTGGAGGACGCGGCGAACATGCGCCGGGCGATGGCCACCCGCGCGGTCATCGAGCAAGCCAAGGGCATCCTGATGGAGCGGCACAAGATCACCGCCGAGCAGGCGTTCACCGTGCTGACGCACGCCTCCCAGCAGCGCAACGTGAAGCTGCGCGAGATCGCCGACGAGCTGGTGGCGACCGGCGAGCTCACCGCCCGCTGA
- a CDS encoding cystathionine beta-synthase produces MQYAQSVVELIGGTPLVRLNKVTEHLGPDAPLVLAKVEYVNPGGSVKDRIALRMIEEAEASGALRPGGTIIEPTSGNTGIGLALVGQQRGYRCVFVCPDKVSQEKINVLRAYGAEVHVCPTAVDPADPRSYYSVSDRLAKEIPGGWKPDQYANPANPRSHYETTGPEIWSQTDGRVTHFVTGAGTGGTISGVGRYLKEASGGRVQVVGADPEGSVYSGGTGRPYLVEGVGEDFWPEAYDRTIADEIVAVSDGDSFAMTRRLAREEGLLVGGSCGMAVVAALRVAERLGKDDVLVVLLPDGGRGYLNKIFNDEWMADYGFLDAGGGETVGELLDAKSGSTTPTLVHTHPNETVRDAIDILREYGVSQLPVVRAEPPVTAGEVVGSVAEKALLDALFTGRATLADPVERHMSAPLPIIGSGEPVSAAVGALGDADALLVHVDGKPAGVVTRQDVLGHLVGIPAPTVEP; encoded by the coding sequence GTGCAGTACGCCCAGTCCGTCGTCGAGCTGATCGGCGGCACCCCGCTGGTCCGCCTCAACAAGGTGACCGAGCACCTGGGGCCCGACGCCCCGCTGGTGCTCGCCAAGGTCGAGTACGTCAACCCCGGCGGCTCGGTGAAGGACCGGATCGCGCTGCGCATGATCGAGGAGGCGGAGGCCTCCGGCGCCCTGCGTCCCGGGGGCACCATCATCGAGCCGACCAGCGGCAACACCGGCATCGGGCTGGCCCTGGTCGGCCAGCAGCGCGGGTACCGGTGCGTCTTCGTCTGCCCGGACAAGGTCAGCCAGGAGAAGATCAACGTGCTGCGCGCCTACGGCGCGGAGGTGCACGTCTGCCCCACCGCCGTCGACCCCGCCGACCCGCGCTCCTACTACTCGGTCTCCGACCGCCTGGCGAAGGAGATCCCCGGCGGCTGGAAGCCGGACCAGTACGCCAACCCGGCCAACCCGCGCTCGCACTACGAGACCACCGGCCCGGAGATCTGGAGCCAGACCGACGGGCGGGTCACCCACTTCGTCACCGGGGCCGGCACCGGCGGCACCATCTCCGGCGTCGGCCGGTACCTCAAGGAGGCCTCCGGCGGCCGGGTGCAGGTGGTCGGCGCCGACCCCGAGGGCTCGGTCTACTCCGGCGGCACCGGCCGGCCCTACCTGGTCGAGGGCGTCGGCGAGGACTTCTGGCCGGAGGCCTACGACCGGACCATCGCCGACGAGATCGTCGCCGTCTCCGACGGCGACTCCTTCGCGATGACCCGGCGGCTGGCCCGCGAGGAGGGGCTGCTGGTCGGCGGCTCGTGCGGCATGGCCGTGGTCGCCGCGCTGCGGGTGGCCGAGCGGCTGGGCAAGGACGACGTCCTGGTCGTGCTGCTGCCCGACGGCGGCCGCGGCTACCTGAACAAGATCTTCAACGACGAGTGGATGGCCGACTACGGCTTCCTGGACGCCGGGGGCGGCGAGACCGTCGGCGAGCTGCTCGACGCCAAGTCCGGGAGCACGACCCCCACGCTGGTGCACACCCACCCGAACGAGACCGTCCGCGACGCGATCGACATCCTGCGCGAGTACGGCGTCAGCCAGCTGCCCGTGGTCCGCGCCGAGCCGCCGGTCACCGCCGGCGAGGTGGTCGGGTCGGTCGCGGAGAAGGCGCTGCTGGACGCGCTGTTCACCGGCCGGGCCACGCTGGCCGACCCGGTCGAGCGGCACATGTCCGCACCGCTGCCGATCATCGGCTCGGGCGAGCCGGTCTCGGCCGCGGTCGGCGCCCTCGGCGACGCCGACGCGCTGCTCGTGCACGTCGACGGCAAGCCCGCCGGCGTCGTCACCCGGCAGGACGTGCTGGGTCACCTGGTCGGCATCCCGGCTCCTACGGTGGAGCCATGA
- a CDS encoding GNAT family N-acetyltransferase produces MPEAVHPLPGGLVLRPCRPADLDQVGALLAARGEETDAEDQRLVADDPDLGPAATAVVADGDRVVSTATLLAETVRLDDVVLPAGQVELVATDPGYEGRGLVRALMAWAHARSAARGDLVQVMIGIPYFYRLFGYEYAVDIAPARPLVDVPAAAPGLRPATPADLPDLAALQASAQQRADVAVPHPAARLRWLVAHAASTTWVAERDGGVVASARSRADDGAVLLAEPTAVDDRATDQLLAGVVALAAGRAVRVTDRPASLPGQAWARRLGPGSELAEQYYLRVPDPGALLEAIRPVLGRRLAGSGVDPGGTDVVVSTYGASWRLPVTDDGLGAVVPGGRLQAPEARGGAGVAPDQLGALLFGPHGMHGLARRRPDVYPGRRRELYEALFPPLSADVLTYYLPY; encoded by the coding sequence GTGCCCGAGGCCGTCCACCCCCTGCCCGGCGGGCTGGTGCTGCGCCCGTGCCGCCCCGCCGACCTCGACCAGGTGGGTGCCCTCCTGGCCGCCCGCGGCGAGGAGACCGACGCGGAGGACCAGCGGCTGGTCGCGGACGACCCGGACCTCGGCCCCGCGGCGACCGCGGTCGTCGCCGACGGCGACCGGGTGGTCTCCACCGCGACGCTGCTGGCCGAGACCGTCCGCCTGGACGACGTCGTCCTGCCCGCCGGCCAGGTCGAGCTGGTGGCGACCGACCCCGGCTACGAGGGCCGCGGGCTGGTGCGCGCGCTGATGGCCTGGGCGCACGCCCGGTCGGCCGCGCGCGGCGACCTGGTGCAGGTCATGATCGGGATCCCCTACTTCTACCGGTTGTTCGGCTACGAGTACGCCGTCGACATCGCCCCGGCCCGGCCACTGGTCGACGTCCCCGCAGCGGCCCCCGGGCTGCGCCCCGCCACCCCCGCCGACCTGCCCGACCTGGCCGCCCTGCAGGCGTCGGCGCAGCAACGGGCCGACGTCGCCGTGCCGCACCCCGCCGCGCGACTGCGGTGGCTGGTGGCGCACGCGGCCAGCACCACGTGGGTGGCCGAGCGGGACGGCGGGGTGGTGGCCTCGGCCCGCAGCCGTGCGGACGACGGCGCGGTGCTGCTCGCCGAACCGACCGCGGTCGACGACCGGGCCACCGACCAGCTGCTGGCCGGTGTCGTCGCGCTGGCCGCCGGCCGCGCGGTGCGGGTGACCGACCGCCCCGCGAGCCTGCCCGGGCAGGCCTGGGCGCGCCGGCTCGGGCCGGGCAGCGAGCTGGCCGAGCAGTACTACCTGCGCGTCCCCGACCCCGGGGCCCTGCTGGAGGCGATCCGCCCGGTGCTCGGCCGCCGGCTCGCCGGGTCCGGCGTCGACCCGGGCGGGACCGACGTCGTCGTCTCCACCTACGGCGCCAGCTGGCGGCTGCCGGTCACCGACGACGGGCTGGGCGCGGTGGTGCCCGGCGGGCGCCTGCAGGCCCCGGAGGCCCGTGGTGGCGCCGGCGTCGCCCCGGACCAGCTCGGCGCCCTGCTGTTCGGCCCGCACGGCATGCACGGGCTGGCCCGGCGGCGGCCCGACGTGTACCCCGGCCGCCGCCGTGAGCTGTACGAGGCGCTCTTCCCCCCGCTCTCCGCCGACGTCCTCACGTACTACCTGCCGTACTGA